One Thermococcus eurythermalis DNA segment encodes these proteins:
- a CDS encoding YhfC family glutamic-type intramembrane protease: MYLLPFPIAGGLLAWTTLYFLGFKRQKWGELILGLVAFFIAIVVQSPIQQLPLLGIGIRSNADVLARGTAFVVAVSVWLGLIAGAVQEGVKYFLVKDKSPNAGLFIGLGFGITEVFFIVGTALATALATGEPLDVPASAAVLSMVERYFVVLFHVGTGVYLAYAAQNGFGKKGLIAMIGLHALIDSLAAYYQIMESEPVLYGAELITALAALGLLYYTLPKAKSEPAEEEKVIW; the protein is encoded by the coding sequence ATGTACCTCCTTCCGTTCCCCATAGCTGGAGGACTGCTCGCGTGGACGACGCTCTACTTCCTCGGCTTCAAAAGGCAAAAGTGGGGAGAGCTTATCCTAGGTCTGGTGGCGTTCTTCATAGCAATCGTCGTCCAGAGTCCGATTCAGCAGCTTCCTCTCCTTGGGATTGGCATAAGGTCAAACGCCGACGTCCTGGCGAGAGGGACTGCGTTCGTCGTTGCTGTCTCAGTGTGGCTTGGTCTCATCGCTGGTGCAGTCCAGGAGGGTGTTAAGTACTTCCTCGTCAAGGACAAAAGCCCAAATGCGGGCCTCTTCATAGGACTTGGCTTCGGGATAACTGAGGTCTTTTTTATAGTCGGAACCGCTCTGGCCACGGCCCTTGCGACCGGTGAGCCTCTCGACGTCCCCGCAAGCGCGGCGGTTCTCTCAATGGTTGAGCGCTACTTCGTCGTCCTCTTCCACGTTGGGACTGGAGTTTACCTAGCCTATGCCGCTCAGAACGGGTTTGGAAAGAAGGGCCTTATTGCGATGATAGGGCTCCACGCGCTCATTGACTCCCTTGCGGCCTACTACCAGATCATGGAAAGCGAGCCGGTTCTGTATGGGGCAGAGCTTATAACCGCTCTCGCCGCACTTGGACTGCTGTATTATACACTTCCAAAGGCAAAGAGCGAGCCCGCAGAGGAAGAGAAGGTCATCTGGTGA
- a CDS encoding DUF4910 domain-containing protein: MVAFMKMPDVRLNPEKVLKEVSEIAEFHRIQGSRELVQGVEMLKEKPDAIGIENRIVSSSYDGETWHGTLASPLAWNPVYGELSYGEKMLTTEESPLLLMAHSPAGEARGELLPILREEDWEKAEGKIVLIGRDWRNAYKKANEAGAKAFIAYREGTGEFYPYIGLFLTKEDLEWAKIPALAVPENIARDLVSKALKGGVEVSLSAQVDTPGKEELPMLYATVGEPPYIVLSAHICHPKPGANDNASGSAMLIELARILNEAYRDSFRFGFAFLWVPEYHGTQAFFEKAKPDEFYVNINLDMVAGSSDRNGSTLMLVRAPLSRFSIVSGLLEHFIEQTNRKGKSFSGSDLPAMPFKAYPYEMGSDHDIFNFFGVPGTMPITWPDKFYHSSGDTVEKLSLESIAIIGNAVLATALALAMEEKEKLRRFARGYAMKVLGETAMNVDTEESEKLVMRGLARDSAFIGFELGHDFESKPWLKWKDRGILNERLVRKKGGNAEEFRKLTEDRKTYNQLHELLMLSEMLPKERAFRALEEEYGAVDKEKLEALVKMLLETGVVNISPS; the protein is encoded by the coding sequence ATGGTGGCCTTTATGAAGATGCCCGACGTCCGGCTGAACCCCGAAAAAGTTCTCAAGGAAGTTTCTGAAATAGCCGAGTTCCACAGGATTCAGGGCTCAAGGGAGCTCGTTCAGGGCGTTGAGATGCTCAAAGAAAAGCCCGACGCCATAGGAATTGAAAACCGCATCGTAAGTTCTTCTTACGACGGGGAGACCTGGCACGGAACCCTAGCGTCCCCCCTAGCCTGGAACCCAGTCTACGGGGAGCTCTCTTATGGAGAAAAGATGCTAACGACGGAAGAGAGCCCCCTTTTACTGATGGCCCACTCCCCAGCAGGGGAGGCCAGGGGGGAACTTCTCCCGATTCTCCGCGAGGAGGACTGGGAAAAGGCCGAGGGAAAAATCGTTCTCATTGGGAGGGACTGGAGGAACGCCTATAAGAAGGCCAACGAAGCCGGGGCAAAAGCGTTCATAGCTTATCGTGAGGGAACGGGAGAGTTCTACCCGTACATTGGCCTCTTCCTCACGAAAGAGGATTTGGAATGGGCGAAAATCCCGGCCCTAGCCGTGCCCGAGAATATAGCAAGGGACCTGGTTTCCAAAGCCCTTAAGGGCGGCGTGGAGGTCAGCCTCTCGGCCCAGGTCGATACTCCCGGAAAGGAAGAGCTTCCGATGCTATACGCAACCGTTGGGGAACCGCCTTACATAGTCCTCTCGGCCCACATCTGTCACCCCAAGCCCGGAGCAAACGACAACGCGAGCGGGAGCGCGATGCTGATTGAGCTCGCTAGGATTCTGAATGAGGCATACAGAGACTCGTTCCGCTTCGGGTTTGCCTTCCTGTGGGTTCCAGAGTACCACGGGACGCAGGCCTTTTTTGAGAAGGCGAAACCGGACGAATTCTACGTCAACATAAACCTCGACATGGTAGCTGGCAGTTCTGACAGGAACGGGTCAACTCTCATGCTCGTCAGGGCACCGCTATCGCGCTTCTCCATCGTTTCCGGCCTCTTGGAGCACTTCATAGAGCAGACAAACCGGAAAGGAAAGAGCTTTTCAGGAAGCGACCTCCCCGCGATGCCCTTCAAGGCTTACCCCTACGAGATGGGGAGCGACCACGACATCTTCAACTTCTTCGGAGTTCCGGGCACGATGCCCATAACGTGGCCCGATAAGTTCTACCACTCAAGCGGGGACACCGTTGAGAAGCTAAGCCTAGAGTCAATCGCGATAATAGGAAACGCCGTCCTAGCAACTGCTCTTGCGCTTGCAATGGAGGAGAAAGAAAAGCTTAGGCGCTTTGCGAGGGGCTATGCAATGAAAGTCCTCGGAGAGACGGCCATGAACGTAGACACTGAGGAGAGCGAAAAGCTCGTGATGAGGGGCCTCGCGAGGGATTCAGCCTTCATCGGCTTCGAGCTCGGCCACGACTTCGAGAGCAAACCCTGGCTCAAGTGGAAAGATAGGGGAATCCTCAACGAGAGGCTGGTCAGAAAGAAAGGTGGAAACGCAGAGGAGTTCAGAAAACTAACAGAAGACAGGAAGACCTACAACCAGCTCCACGAACTCCTGATGCTCTCCGAGATGCTACCAAAGGAACGGGCCTTCAGGGCGCTCGAAGAGGAATATGGAGCCGTGGATAAAGAAAAGCTTGAGGCGCTCGTGAAGATGCTCCTGGAGACGGGGGTCGTCAATATTTCGCCCTCGTGA
- a CDS encoding PadR family transcriptional regulator has protein sequence MLSGDRKEKALKKLRKDFRSGLYSYLVLSLLEKEGELHGYAIRKRLGELSGGRLVPSEGALYDILKSLKKLGLVRDSWAEIGGRPRKYYSLTELGEEVLNELRQELQVIVETLKRLEGLK, from the coding sequence GTGCTCTCGGGGGACAGGAAGGAGAAGGCGCTGAAGAAGCTCAGGAAAGACTTCCGCTCCGGCCTTTATTCCTATTTGGTCCTCTCCCTCCTGGAGAAGGAAGGTGAACTGCACGGCTACGCGATAAGGAAGAGGCTCGGGGAGCTCAGCGGGGGAAGGCTCGTCCCGAGCGAAGGTGCCTTATACGACATACTGAAGAGCCTGAAGAAGCTCGGCCTCGTGAGAGACAGCTGGGCCGAAATCGGAGGAAGGCCGAGGAAGTACTACTCCCTGACGGAGCTGGGTGAGGAGGTTCTGAATGAGCTGAGACAAGAATTGCAGGTAATAGTTGAGACCCTTAAAAGGCTGGAGGGGTTGAAATGA
- a CDS encoding heavy metal-binding domain-containing protein: protein METIEGVVVVTTETVPGYRIVEVKGLARGGTVKATHIGRDIMAVLRNIKGGEVKEYTQMMAEAREEALRRMALSAKELGANAVVNVRFATSNVGSSVAEVYAYGTAVVIEKEE from the coding sequence ATGGAGACGATTGAGGGTGTTGTGGTTGTGACTACCGAGACGGTTCCGGGCTACCGGATTGTTGAGGTCAAGGGCCTGGCCAGGGGTGGCACCGTAAAGGCTACCCACATAGGCAGGGACATAATGGCCGTCCTCAGGAACATCAAGGGTGGTGAGGTGAAGGAGTACACCCAGATGATGGCCGAGGCGAGGGAGGAGGCCTTAAGGAGAATGGCCCTCAGCGCCAAGGAGCTGGGAGCAAACGCTGTTGTGAACGTGCGCTTTGCTACCTCAAACGTCGGCTCAAGCGTGGCCGAAGTCTACGCCTATGGCACTGCCGTGGTGATTGAGAAGGAGGAGTGA
- a CDS encoding RAD55 family ATPase, with translation MYVGELLKGLDRIPTGIPGLDGMVGGGFLPGRVYLVTGPPGSGKTTFGIQFLVEGAKNDEKGLFISLFEPQEVIIQDMLRYNFGILDHFQSKRIVFYDLGEILLSANRELTWEELFKLLIEIIKREKAKRVVIDSFSLFESFVSDPAGKKKALGRFVRLLRSLEVTTILLSEMLSSEKYTDEYYLADGVIVLHHFMRNYQMIRALQVLKMRGVPHDSNLKRLRFTTDGIRVYQEAPL, from the coding sequence ATGTATGTAGGGGAGCTGCTCAAGGGGCTTGACAGGATACCCACCGGAATTCCCGGACTCGATGGGATGGTTGGAGGGGGATTCCTGCCCGGCAGGGTGTACCTTGTCACAGGCCCCCCTGGAAGCGGTAAGACAACGTTTGGGATACAGTTCCTGGTGGAAGGTGCAAAGAACGACGAGAAGGGGCTGTTTATCTCGCTCTTTGAGCCACAGGAAGTTATCATCCAGGACATGCTCCGTTACAATTTTGGGATACTTGACCACTTCCAGTCAAAGAGGATAGTCTTCTATGACCTGGGAGAGATTCTTCTAAGCGCCAACCGCGAGCTCACGTGGGAAGAGCTCTTCAAACTTCTCATAGAGATAATCAAGCGCGAAAAAGCCAAGAGGGTAGTTATCGACTCATTCAGCCTCTTCGAGTCCTTCGTCAGTGACCCCGCAGGAAAGAAAAAGGCCCTGGGTCGCTTCGTCAGACTGTTACGCTCCCTTGAGGTCACAACGATTCTCCTGTCGGAGATGCTGAGCTCTGAAAAATACACAGACGAGTATTACCTCGCCGACGGCGTCATAGTGCTCCACCACTTTATGCGCAACTACCAGATGATTAGGGCCCTGCAAGTGCTCAAGATGAGGGGTGTTCCCCACGACAGCAACCTCAAGAGGCTCCGCTTCACGACGGACGGAATAAGGGTCTACCAGGAGGCGCCGCTATGA
- a CDS encoding metallophosphoesterase, translating into MFLFSDFERLSILVDTSLGKTLLLADPHIGFELSRGLRIRTGFEEHLAEFVLETGADALVILGDVKEPLGLSFRLKEMLLRFFSAVKDVRVLIAKGNHDGRIEEVAEKFPNVEVADHFVIDGHLFLHGHTRLPEVEFEEAFLGHAHPAYTLKYGGTARKVKVFVRTGKFLVLPTINPYIEGFDIREGIRLIPFLRGVREVELFLPEGLYLGRIEV; encoded by the coding sequence ATGTTCCTTTTTTCGGATTTTGAGCGTTTATCCATTTTGGTTGACACCTCCCTCGGAAAGACCCTTCTGCTAGCCGACCCCCACATAGGTTTTGAGCTGTCGAGGGGCCTGAGAATCAGGACGGGCTTTGAAGAGCACCTGGCCGAGTTCGTTCTTGAAACGGGTGCCGATGCCCTTGTAATCCTTGGGGACGTGAAAGAGCCCCTCGGCCTGAGCTTCCGCCTTAAGGAGATGCTCCTCCGGTTCTTTTCGGCGGTAAAAGATGTCAGAGTTCTCATCGCCAAGGGCAACCACGATGGAAGGATTGAGGAGGTCGCTGAGAAGTTTCCGAACGTCGAGGTCGCTGACCACTTCGTTATCGACGGCCACCTTTTCCTGCACGGCCACACGAGACTTCCGGAAGTCGAGTTTGAAGAGGCCTTCCTCGGCCACGCCCACCCCGCCTACACGCTGAAGTACGGCGGAACTGCGCGTAAGGTCAAGGTCTTCGTTAGAACCGGGAAGTTCCTTGTTCTCCCCACAATCAACCCCTACATAGAGGGCTTTGACATCAGAGAGGGCATAAGGCTGATTCCCTTCCTGAGGGGTGTGCGGGAAGTTGAGCTGTTCCTGCCGGAGGGGCTGTACCTCGGAAGGATTGAGGTCTAA
- a CDS encoding glycosyltransferase yields the protein MRVSIIVPTYNERDNLPELFERISGSLKGYDYEIIIVDDDSPDETWKLAEELSNKYPVKVIRRTDKKGLSSAVIRGFKEATGDVFVVMDADLQHPPEVIPNLLKAIEEGADIAIASRYVPGGGVKNWYWYRKLISKGAIMLGRIALPKIRNVKDPVSGFFALRREVVEGAELNPVGFKILMEILVKGNYRKVVEVPFVFGLRKAGESKLSGKTMLNYLRHLYRLMRWEGELDRLVKFSIVGFSGILVNEGFLWLFVHLGLSKYVANIPATELAILNNFIWNDLWTFRDLKRKPLWKRLASFHAAALTGVLVQWAIYVPLVWLGLHYLLANLIGIGVSFLVRFAVNRHVTWG from the coding sequence ATGAGAGTCAGCATCATCGTCCCAACTTACAACGAGCGCGATAACCTTCCGGAACTCTTTGAGAGAATTTCGGGCTCACTCAAAGGCTACGACTACGAGATAATAATCGTCGACGACGACTCTCCAGATGAGACGTGGAAGCTCGCGGAAGAGCTTTCAAATAAGTACCCAGTCAAGGTAATCAGGCGAACCGACAAGAAGGGGCTCTCCTCCGCTGTAATCAGAGGGTTCAAGGAAGCAACCGGCGACGTTTTTGTCGTGATGGACGCAGATTTACAGCACCCTCCAGAGGTCATCCCCAACCTTCTGAAGGCCATTGAGGAAGGTGCCGACATAGCAATAGCGAGCAGGTACGTGCCCGGTGGAGGGGTCAAGAACTGGTACTGGTACAGGAAGCTAATCTCAAAGGGCGCGATAATGCTCGGCCGCATCGCCCTGCCGAAGATAAGGAACGTTAAAGACCCGGTGAGCGGTTTCTTCGCCCTGCGGAGGGAAGTCGTCGAAGGGGCCGAGCTGAATCCGGTCGGCTTTAAAATCCTGATGGAAATCCTGGTTAAAGGCAACTACCGCAAAGTCGTTGAAGTGCCATTCGTCTTCGGCCTGAGGAAGGCGGGCGAGAGCAAGCTGAGCGGCAAGACGATGCTCAACTACCTGAGGCACCTCTACCGCCTCATGCGCTGGGAGGGTGAGCTGGACAGGCTCGTGAAGTTCTCAATAGTCGGATTCTCAGGAATTCTCGTCAACGAGGGCTTCCTCTGGCTGTTTGTTCACCTTGGTCTGAGCAAGTACGTCGCAAACATCCCCGCAACCGAGCTGGCGATACTAAACAACTTCATATGGAACGACCTGTGGACGTTTAGAGACCTCAAGCGGAAGCCCCTATGGAAGAGGCTCGCAAGCTTCCACGCCGCGGCGCTGACGGGTGTACTCGTCCAGTGGGCAATCTACGTGCCCCTCGTGTGGCTCGGCCTGCATTACTTACTGGCAAATCTAATCGGCATAGGAGTATCGTTCTTGGTTCGCTTCGCCGTCAACAGGCACGTCACGTGGGGTTGA
- a CDS encoding SdpI family protein, which translates to MNGYELLRILYGLFLGVFLIIMGVLTFTSKGEPGIGFRIGYTYISERARRRANRVSGAGIMLTGVLLILLSFFLPMPWLMAVLLSCFGVIIPVTYLVAKREYELEELSEEAPEKPERRIRPPRVGKYLALQTVFVGLSLVLLINGKLPDREISILIFVQLFILGLTLLASRPIVFQLAPKFRGKMALGFAKAMAVVSGMISLLLAVSALKGNTNPLFVVLLLLISLGAVFYAAFVALTSAYEEGYY; encoded by the coding sequence ATGAACGGGTATGAGCTCCTGAGAATCCTCTATGGTCTGTTCCTCGGGGTTTTCCTCATAATTATGGGAGTCCTGACGTTCACGTCTAAGGGGGAGCCAGGGATAGGCTTCAGGATAGGCTACACCTACATCTCGGAGAGGGCGAGGAGAAGGGCCAACCGCGTTTCGGGGGCCGGAATTATGCTGACCGGGGTCCTCCTGATCCTCCTCTCCTTCTTCCTGCCAATGCCTTGGCTGATGGCGGTTCTTCTCTCCTGCTTTGGAGTGATTATTCCGGTGACTTACTTGGTTGCAAAGCGCGAGTACGAGCTTGAGGAGCTATCCGAGGAGGCCCCCGAGAAGCCCGAAAGGAGAATAAGGCCGCCGCGGGTTGGGAAGTATTTGGCGCTCCAGACGGTCTTTGTAGGGCTCTCCCTGGTCCTCCTAATCAATGGGAAGCTTCCAGACCGGGAAATTTCCATACTCATCTTTGTCCAGCTCTTCATCCTGGGCCTCACGCTCCTCGCTTCAAGGCCAATAGTCTTCCAGCTGGCGCCCAAATTTAGGGGAAAAATGGCACTCGGCTTTGCAAAGGCGATGGCGGTCGTTTCGGGAATGATAAGCCTGCTCCTGGCGGTGTCTGCTTTGAAGGGTAATACGAACCCTCTGTTTGTGGTGCTCCTCCTGCTTATCTCTCTCGGCGCGGTCTTCTACGCCGCCTTCGTCGCCCTAACGAGCGCCTACGAGGAGGGTTACTATTAA
- a CDS encoding transcriptional regulator — MSEVYERLEALLRSLGVKKTELRIYRLLLEKKRPMRITEIVKEVGISERSVREHVLSLYRKGMLRRELIQQGWLGYTYTAVSPAELLENIKRNILEKISELEKEFTRAKY, encoded by the coding sequence ATGAGTGAGGTTTACGAGAGGCTTGAGGCACTGCTCCGCTCCCTGGGTGTGAAGAAGACCGAGCTGAGGATATACCGCCTGCTCCTGGAGAAGAAGAGGCCGATGAGGATTACTGAGATAGTCAAGGAAGTCGGCATCAGCGAGCGTTCCGTCAGAGAGCACGTCCTCAGCCTGTACAGAAAAGGCATGCTCCGGAGGGAGCTAATCCAGCAGGGCTGGCTCGGCTACACATACACGGCAGTTTCGCCGGCGGAGCTCCTCGAAAACATCAAGCGGAATATACTTGAAAAAATAAGCGAACTGGAGAAGGAGTTCACGAGGGCGAAATATTGA
- a CDS encoding RNA-guided endonuclease InsQ/TnpB family protein codes for MKRSVTVKLQPSKEQAKILHQLADSGAKAWNRVNYLRRQEFFQHKIVDFNSTEKTVYEEFKREIGSATVQQISRKNAEAWRSFFSLLRKKRNGELPNWLKPKPPNYLKEEGRRKPLIVLRNDQYKIEGNKLILKGLGKFKRLEVQFKGRVHLKGKQGRLEITYDPVKRKWYAHVSLTVGEKLEGGEWISIPRTPKGNLSAGIDLGVNNLMAIYVENGESFLVNGRPLKSIDFYWRRKIADYQSKLNKSGAKTSRRLKRMHVKAKLQAKHYINTAVRQTVRKLHELGVSKIVVGYPKGIARNSNKGKKQNFILSHVWRFNYVIKRLTEVAEEYGIKVVLVGEAFTSKVCPVCGKPHEGARFVRGLFKCPATGLVFNADLVGAFNILKKVVKTITPNLSGLYAQRRGNWPETRPEGLKARFELGFNEAPQTSPSVARD; via the coding sequence ATGAAGCGCTCAGTAACGGTAAAACTCCAGCCCTCTAAAGAACAAGCAAAAATCCTCCACCAGTTAGCCGATTCAGGAGCCAAAGCCTGGAACCGAGTAAACTACTTGAGGCGACAAGAATTCTTCCAACACAAAATCGTGGACTTCAACAGCACAGAAAAAACCGTTTACGAAGAGTTTAAACGAGAAATCGGCTCCGCCACAGTCCAACAAATTTCTCGCAAAAACGCTGAAGCGTGGCGTTCGTTCTTCTCACTCCTGAGGAAGAAGAGGAATGGAGAACTCCCCAACTGGCTCAAACCAAAACCACCAAACTACTTGAAAGAAGAGGGAAGGAGAAAACCCTTAATCGTCCTGAGAAACGACCAATATAAGATTGAGGGCAATAAACTAATCTTAAAAGGCCTCGGCAAGTTTAAACGCCTCGAAGTCCAGTTCAAGGGTAGAGTTCACCTTAAGGGCAAGCAGGGGCGGTTAGAGATAACCTACGACCCCGTTAAGCGGAAGTGGTATGCTCACGTCAGCCTTACTGTCGGGGAAAAACTTGAGGGTGGGGAATGGATAAGCATTCCAAGAACGCCAAAAGGCAACCTCTCGGCGGGCATTGACCTGGGAGTGAACAATTTGATGGCAATCTACGTTGAGAATGGAGAAAGCTTCCTCGTGAATGGAAGGCCGCTTAAAAGCATTGACTTCTACTGGCGAAGAAAAATTGCTGACTACCAATCAAAACTCAACAAGAGTGGAGCCAAGACGAGTAGAAGGCTTAAAAGAATGCACGTGAAGGCTAAGCTTCAAGCCAAGCACTACATCAACACGGCGGTAAGACAAACAGTTAGGAAGCTCCACGAGTTGGGAGTTTCCAAAATTGTCGTTGGCTATCCGAAGGGGATAGCTCGGAACTCTAACAAGGGCAAAAAGCAGAATTTCATTCTCTCTCACGTCTGGCGATTTAATTATGTCATTAAACGCTTGACGGAAGTTGCGGAAGAGTATGGTATTAAAGTTGTGCTCGTTGGTGAGGCTTTCACTTCTAAGGTTTGCCCTGTCTGCGGGAAGCCTCACGAGGGGGCGAGGTTTGTTAGGGGTTTGTTTAAGTGTCCCGCAACGGGGCTTGTTTTTAACGCGGATTTAGTTGGGGCGTTTAACATTTTGAAGAAGGTTGTGAAAACCATAACCCCGAATCTGAGTGGTCTTTACGCTCAGAGGAGGGGTAACTGGCCGGAGACCCGGCCAGAGGGGCTGAAAGCCCGTTTCGAATTGGGTTTTAATGAAGCCCCTCAAACCTCCCCGTCCGTGGCGAGGGATTAA
- a CDS encoding nitrilase: protein MKVAYVQMEPAFLDPERNYSKAEKLIGEAVKEGAKLVVLPELFDTGYNFESRDEVGEVAGQIPDGPTTEFLVELAREKEVFIVAGTAEKDERGNLYNSAVIVGPVGWGYIGKYRKVHLFNREKLFFRPGNLGFHVFNIGMAKVGVMICFDWFFPESARTLALKGAEIIAHPSNLVMPYAPRAMPIRALENRVYTITANRVGEERGLRFIGKSTIASPKAEVLAMGSEENEEVAVVEIDPSLARDKRLNELNDVFKDRRPQYYVL, encoded by the coding sequence ATGAAGGTCGCGTACGTCCAGATGGAACCGGCCTTCCTTGACCCCGAAAGGAACTACTCCAAGGCCGAGAAGCTCATAGGCGAGGCCGTCAAGGAAGGCGCCAAGCTCGTTGTTTTACCAGAGCTCTTTGACACCGGCTACAACTTCGAGAGCCGGGACGAGGTAGGGGAGGTGGCCGGCCAGATACCGGACGGCCCGACGACGGAGTTCCTCGTCGAGCTCGCCAGGGAGAAGGAAGTCTTCATAGTCGCGGGAACGGCAGAGAAGGACGAGCGCGGGAACCTCTACAACTCCGCCGTTATCGTTGGCCCCGTGGGGTGGGGATACATAGGAAAGTACCGCAAGGTGCACCTCTTCAACCGTGAGAAGCTCTTCTTCAGGCCCGGGAACCTCGGCTTCCACGTCTTCAACATCGGCATGGCCAAAGTCGGAGTGATGATATGCTTCGACTGGTTCTTCCCGGAGAGCGCGAGGACTTTGGCCCTGAAGGGGGCGGAGATAATAGCCCACCCAAGCAACCTCGTCATGCCCTACGCCCCGAGGGCGATGCCGATTAGGGCTTTGGAGAACCGCGTTTACACGATAACGGCTAACAGAGTCGGCGAGGAGCGCGGGCTCAGGTTCATCGGCAAGAGCACGATAGCTTCGCCAAAGGCAGAGGTTCTGGCAATGGGAAGTGAGGAAAATGAAGAGGTCGCGGTCGTGGAGATAGACCCCTCCCTTGCGAGGGACAAAAGGCTGAACGAGCTCAACGACGTCTTCAAGGACAGACGACCACAGTACTACGTCCTGTGA
- a CDS encoding SdpI family protein: MSETAFEMFVSLVLLLGGLLALAFRKRRNPLIGFRVGYTYHSERAWEKVNTFAGVFSVVYSLFLLALAFYGVSRNIFTLGVVGFVIIQLFIGLWMAKREYELDELSEEAPEKPPATGKTEGASIKPYLLTQLGFLAFYLLLVALLWDRLPERIATHFNASSEPDGYSGRLWGVIGVPVLVWLLPLVLTLPAKEPAFFARANFYPRNLGAWCLFTTVLSCGLVSVFTLTLLYNVGIVPSNVISYGVYLFLALLVFAIYRLLTVGGDERV, encoded by the coding sequence ATGAGTGAGACAGCTTTTGAGATGTTTGTTTCTCTGGTCCTGCTTTTAGGGGGTCTTCTAGCCCTGGCGTTTCGGAAGAGGAGAAACCCTCTCATAGGCTTCCGCGTGGGCTACACCTATCACTCCGAGAGGGCCTGGGAGAAGGTGAACACGTTCGCGGGAGTGTTCTCCGTGGTATATTCGCTCTTCCTGCTCGCCTTGGCCTTTTACGGTGTTTCTAGGAACATCTTTACCCTTGGAGTGGTTGGGTTTGTCATAATTCAGCTCTTCATCGGTCTGTGGATGGCAAAGCGTGAGTACGAGCTTGATGAGCTATCGGAGGAAGCCCCTGAGAAGCCCCCCGCAACGGGCAAAACTGAGGGAGCGAGCATAAAGCCCTACCTCCTCACCCAGCTCGGCTTTTTAGCGTTTTACCTCCTGCTGGTTGCCCTCCTGTGGGACAGGCTCCCCGAGAGAATTGCGACCCACTTCAACGCGAGCAGTGAGCCTGACGGCTATTCGGGCAGGTTATGGGGTGTTATTGGCGTTCCGGTTTTAGTCTGGCTTCTCCCGCTGGTCCTCACGCTTCCAGCCAAGGAGCCTGCCTTCTTCGCGAGGGCCAACTTCTACCCGAGGAACCTGGGGGCGTGGTGCCTGTTTACAACGGTTCTGAGCTGTGGTCTGGTTTCTGTCTTTACACTAACCCTCCTCTACAATGTGGGCATCGTTCCGAGCAACGTGATAAGTTACGGGGTCTACCTGTTCCTCGCCCTCCTCGTATTCGCAATATACAGGCTCCTCACGGTGGGGGGAGATGAACGGGTATGA
- a CDS encoding class I SAM-dependent methyltransferase, whose amino-acid sequence MEELYRYLRTYMDPKSEVAQRRFMGLRSFFNWAVKEGLLPDRRKLRILDLCAGTGIAGGALYETLREWGYEASLTVVDRRKEDLLLVEEWVSGEVYGAVMDCLDDLSRLGKFDVALIFGHTMPHFDPFQAAELFRNVAGVLEGDGVFLLEETDRFGAFFYRRAYREIVPEVRGEDYTVISLDEGYDPLRGVIRRGYYKLPGWKRIGEMETRYWDLAGLAGLGKALFEEARIIRNGEHGIVNVGDIIYLRGPHRT is encoded by the coding sequence ATGGAGGAGCTCTATCGCTACCTGAGGACGTATATGGACCCGAAGAGCGAGGTGGCCCAGAGGAGGTTCATGGGACTGCGCTCCTTCTTCAACTGGGCCGTCAAGGAGGGCCTCCTTCCGGACAGGCGGAAGCTCCGCATCCTCGACCTCTGCGCGGGGACAGGGATAGCCGGCGGTGCGCTCTACGAGACGCTCCGTGAGTGGGGCTATGAGGCGTCTCTCACCGTTGTTGACAGGAGGAAGGAGGATTTGCTACTCGTCGAGGAGTGGGTGAGCGGTGAGGTTTACGGAGCCGTTATGGACTGCCTCGACGATCTGAGCAGGCTCGGCAAGTTCGACGTTGCCCTAATCTTCGGCCACACGATGCCCCACTTTGACCCGTTCCAGGCGGCAGAGCTCTTCAGGAACGTCGCGGGGGTTCTCGAAGGCGACGGCGTCTTCCTGCTTGAAGAGACCGACCGCTTTGGGGCGTTCTTCTACAGGAGAGCCTACCGCGAGATTGTGCCTGAAGTTCGGGGCGAGGACTACACGGTAATCTCGCTCGATGAGGGCTACGACCCGCTCAGAGGTGTCATCAGGAGGGGCTACTACAAGTTGCCGGGCTGGAAGAGGATTGGGGAAATGGAGACGCGCTACTGGGACCTGGCGGGGCTGGCGGGCCTTGGAAAGGCCCTCTTCGAGGAGGCGAGGATAATAAGGAATGGCGAGCACGGCATCGTAAACGTCGGCGACATCATCTACCTCAGAGGGCCTCACAGGACGTAG